The following proteins come from a genomic window of Alosa sapidissima isolate fAloSap1 chromosome 20, fAloSap1.pri, whole genome shotgun sequence:
- the LOC121693855 gene encoding uncharacterized protein LOC121693855 isoform X2 — protein sequence MWNVDKILKAMHTLFHNVPARREEYEQVTKSTLFPKPFCGHRWLESLPVVERALEVWPSLMLYMDAVHNKQLPNPKTASFDTIEAAIKDPLTTAKMHFFMTLARTFHPFMKKYQTDEPMMPFLAKDLTELIKSLLRRCIKREVLQDITPLQLTKLDTSDKTLLLLPQKIDIGLGAEAAVKDSRSAELRILEFRRDCMQGLSNIVRKAQEKSPLKYPTVRQMECLDPSLMFRDSDRCKNQMKALVQTFLKNKQLTGGVPAGDAIVQQFESFLSAEARN from the exons ATGTGGAATGTGGATAAAATTTTAAAGGCCATGCACACTCTTTTCCACAACGTTCCTGCAAGGAGGGAGGAATACGAACAAGTCACAAAATCTACACTGTTTCCCAAGCCATTTTGTGGCCACAGGTGGCTTGAAAGTCTCCCAGTTGTTGAACGGGCGCTCGAAGTCTGGCCATCTCTCATGCTGTACATGGACGCTGTACACAATAAACAGCTCCCAAATCCCAAAACAGCATCTTTTGACACCATCGAGGCAGCCATTAAGGATCCCCTTACGACAGCGAAGATGCACTTTTTCATGACTCTGGCCAGGACCTTCCATCCGTTCATGAAGAAATACCAGACCGATGAACCTATGATGCCTTTCCTTGCCAAAGATTTGACTGAGTTAATTAAG AGTCTACTGAGACGCTGTATTAAGAGAGAGGTCCTCCAGGACATCACTCCCCTTCAGCTCACCAAGCTTGATACGTCTGACAAGACCTTGCTCCTCCTCCCCCAGAAGATTGATATTGGCTTGGGTGCTGAGGCAGCAGTCAAG GACAGTAGAAGTGCAGAGCTAAGGATCCTTGAATTTAGAAGGGATTGTATGCAGGGCCTCTCAAACATTGTCAGAAAAGCACAGGAGAAGAGCCCCTTGAAATATCCGACAGTTAGGCAGATGGAGTGTCTGGACCCATCTCTCATGTTCAGGGACTCAGACAGATGCAAAAATCAGATGAAGGCTCTTGTCCAGACATTCCTGAAGAACAAGCAGCTGACAGGAGGTGTACCTGCTG GGGATGCCATTGTCCAACAATTTGAATCTTTCCTGTCTGCTGAGGCAAGAAATTAA
- the LOC121693855 gene encoding uncharacterized protein LOC121693855 isoform X3, which produces MLYMDAVHNKQLPNPKTASFDTIEAAIKDPLTTAKMHFFMTLARTFHPFMKKYQTDEPMMPFLAKDLTELIKSLLRRCIKREVLQDITPLQLTKLDTSDKTLLLLPQKIDIGLGAEAAVKDSRSAELRILEFRRDCMQGLSNIVRKAQEKSPLKYPTVRQMECLDPSLMFRDSDRCKNQMKALVQTFLKNKQLTGGVPAGRNGLEGVMNHAQLSLDFLLGFIRTISCRHLL; this is translated from the exons ATGCTGTACATGGACGCTGTACACAATAAACAGCTCCCAAATCCCAAAACAGCATCTTTTGACACCATCGAGGCAGCCATTAAGGATCCCCTTACGACAGCGAAGATGCACTTTTTCATGACTCTGGCCAGGACCTTCCATCCGTTCATGAAGAAATACCAGACCGATGAACCTATGATGCCTTTCCTTGCCAAAGATTTGACTGAGTTAATTAAG AGTCTACTGAGACGCTGTATTAAGAGAGAGGTCCTCCAGGACATCACTCCCCTTCAGCTCACCAAGCTTGATACGTCTGACAAGACCTTGCTCCTCCTCCCCCAGAAGATTGATATTGGCTTGGGTGCTGAGGCAGCAGTCAAG GACAGTAGAAGTGCAGAGCTAAGGATCCTTGAATTTAGAAGGGATTGTATGCAGGGCCTCTCAAACATTGTCAGAAAAGCACAGGAGAAGAGCCCCTTGAAATATCCGACAGTTAGGCAGATGGAGTGTCTGGACCCATCTCTCATGTTCAGGGACTCAGACAGATGCAAAAATCAGATGAAGGCTCTTGTCCAGACATTCCTGAAGAACAAGCAGCTGACAGGAGGTGTACCTGCTGGTAGGAATGGTTTGGAAGGGGTTATGAACCATGCTCAACTATCCTTAGATTTTCTATTGGGCTTTATTCGGACCATTAGTTGCAGACATTTGCTCTGA
- the LOC121693855 gene encoding uncharacterized protein LOC121693855 isoform X1 translates to MWNVDKILKAMHTLFHNVPARREEYEQVTKSTLFPKPFCGHRWLESLPVVERALEVWPSLMLYMDAVHNKQLPNPKTASFDTIEAAIKDPLTTAKMHFFMTLARTFHPFMKKYQTDEPMMPFLAKDLTELIKSLLRRCIKREVLQDITPLQLTKLDTSDKTLLLLPQKIDIGLGAEAAVKDSRSAELRILEFRRDCMQGLSNIVRKAQEKSPLKYPTVRQMECLDPSLMFRDSDRCKNQMKALVQTFLKNKQLTGGVPAGRNGLEGVMNHAQLSLDFLLGFIRTISCRHLL, encoded by the exons ATGTGGAATGTGGATAAAATTTTAAAGGCCATGCACACTCTTTTCCACAACGTTCCTGCAAGGAGGGAGGAATACGAACAAGTCACAAAATCTACACTGTTTCCCAAGCCATTTTGTGGCCACAGGTGGCTTGAAAGTCTCCCAGTTGTTGAACGGGCGCTCGAAGTCTGGCCATCTCTCATGCTGTACATGGACGCTGTACACAATAAACAGCTCCCAAATCCCAAAACAGCATCTTTTGACACCATCGAGGCAGCCATTAAGGATCCCCTTACGACAGCGAAGATGCACTTTTTCATGACTCTGGCCAGGACCTTCCATCCGTTCATGAAGAAATACCAGACCGATGAACCTATGATGCCTTTCCTTGCCAAAGATTTGACTGAGTTAATTAAG AGTCTACTGAGACGCTGTATTAAGAGAGAGGTCCTCCAGGACATCACTCCCCTTCAGCTCACCAAGCTTGATACGTCTGACAAGACCTTGCTCCTCCTCCCCCAGAAGATTGATATTGGCTTGGGTGCTGAGGCAGCAGTCAAG GACAGTAGAAGTGCAGAGCTAAGGATCCTTGAATTTAGAAGGGATTGTATGCAGGGCCTCTCAAACATTGTCAGAAAAGCACAGGAGAAGAGCCCCTTGAAATATCCGACAGTTAGGCAGATGGAGTGTCTGGACCCATCTCTCATGTTCAGGGACTCAGACAGATGCAAAAATCAGATGAAGGCTCTTGTCCAGACATTCCTGAAGAACAAGCAGCTGACAGGAGGTGTACCTGCTGGTAGGAATGGTTTGGAAGGGGTTATGAACCATGCTCAACTATCCTTAGATTTTCTATTGGGCTTTATTCGGACCATTAGTTGCAGACATTTGCTCTGA